Proteins encoded together in one Lagopus muta isolate bLagMut1 chromosome 3, bLagMut1 primary, whole genome shotgun sequence window:
- the SLC7A13 gene encoding solute carrier family 7 member 13 isoform X1, translating to MGRGKSNDPKDVKRKEKTKMQLKRRIGCFDGVSFIIGSIVGAGIFVSPTGVLKHSLLNVGVALTIWTASGLVSLMGSLCYAELGTALPFSGGEYSHIKRGLGSLPAFVFIWTSTFTKPASNAARALLFAEYATQPFYGICPAPEVLKKCLALAVLWSLGILNGRSVKLATWVQVVFTLLKMMALSVIAVGGIVLLVGGRKENLARFEDMFGSEMPNASQIAEAFFQGLYAYGGWWSLNYMAEEMKNPSRNIPLTVMTAVPSVIVFYLLVNISYLTVLTPKEIVSSVAVAVTWADRVIPSVAWIIPLSVAISIFGALNSSMFTLGRLSYAGSQSGHLPVLISMLNVHTYTPAPALIFSTTIASIFIIPSDLIMLTNYFGFSAWLMIGLTCASLIVLRYREPNLHRPYKVFLPVPFVMVAMSFFLVLAPIVWSPNMQYFYAFLFMLGSLIVYLPFVHFKLHFAFFDKITCYLQLLLEVSPADGSDESKCE from the exons atgggaagaggaaagagcaATGATCCCaaagatgtaaaaagaaaagaaaagaccaAGATGCAACTCAAACGAAGAATAGGTTGTTTTGATGGGGTAAGTTTTATTATCGGCTCAATAGTTGGGGCAGGGATCTTTGTGTCTCCCACAGGGGTGTTAAAGCATTCCCTGCTTAATGTTGGTGTTGCATTAACAATCTGGACTGCTTCTGGACTAGTTTCTCTTATGGGCTCCCTCTGCTACGCAGAgctgggcactgctctgccattTTCTGGAGGGGAATACAGCCATATTAAAAGAGGCCTTGGATCCCTACCTGCCTTTGTGTTCATCTGGACATCAACGTTTACCAAGCCAGCATCAAATGCTGCCCGAGCCTTGCTATTTGCTGAATATGCCACCCAGCCCTTCTACGGCATTTGCCCTGCACCAGAAGTGCTGAAGAAATGCTTGGCTTTGGCCGTCCTCTGGTCCCTGGGGATTCTGAATGGACGCAGTGTCAAACTGGCTACATGGGTGCAGGTAGTGTTCACTCTCCTGAAGATGATGGCGTTGTCTGTAATTGCTGTCGGTGGTATAGTTCTGCTCGTtggtggaaggaaggagaatCTCGCCAGGTTTGAGGACATGTTTGGCTCAGAGATGCCCAACGCATCACAGATCGCTGAAGCCTTTTTCCAAGGACTGTACGCGTATGGTGGTTGGTGGTCCCTCAATTATATGGCAG aagagatgaaaaaccCTAGCAGAAATATCCCTTTAACTGTGATGACAGCTGTTCCTTCAGTAATTGTGTTTTACTTACTAGTAAACATCTCATATCTGACTGTCCTCACTCCAAAGGAAATTGTCTCCTCAG ttgcTGTGGCAGTAACTTGGGCTGATCGAGTGATCCCCTCTGTTGCCTGGATCATTCCTCTCTCCGTTGCTATCTCGATATTTGGCGCCCTCAACAGCAGCATGTTCACATTAGGTCGATTAAGCTATGCTGGAAGTCAGTCAGGACATTTACCTGTTTTAATATCCATGCTTAACGTCCATACTTATACGCCAGCACCAGCTTTGATTTTTTCAACCACCATTGCATCCATTTTTATAATCCCCTCTGACCTTATTATGTTAACAAATTACTTTGGATTTTCTGCCTGGCTTATGATTGGATTGACTTGTGCAAGCCTGATTGTACTTCGATACCGGGAACCTAACCTACATCGACCATACAAA gTTTTTCTACCGGTTCCGTTTGTGATGGTGGCCATGTCATTCTTCTTAGTTTTAGCTCCTATAGTCTGGTCTCcaaatatgcaatatttttatgcttttttgtttATGCTCGGGAGTCTTATTGTTTATCTTCCTTTTGtacattttaaattgcattttgcattttttgatAAAATTACTTGCTACTTGCAGCTACTGCTGGAAGTTTCTCCTGCTGATGGTTCTGATGAGAGTAAATGTGAATAA
- the SLC7A13 gene encoding solute carrier family 7 member 13 isoform X2, which yields MGRGKSNDPKDVKRKEKTKMQLKRRIGCFDGVSFIIGSIVGAGIFVSPTGVLKHSLLNVGVALTIWTASGLVSLMGSLCYAELGTALPFSGGEYSHIKRGLGSLPAFVFIWTSTFTKPASNAARALLFAEYATQPFYGICPAPEVLKKCLALAVLWSLGILNGRSVKLATWVQVVFTLLKMMALSVIAVGGIVLLVGGRKENLARFEDMFGSEMPNASQIAEAFFQGLYAYGGWWSLNYMAEMKNPSRNIPLTVMTAVPSVIVFYLLVNISYLTVLTPKEIVSSVAVAVTWADRVIPSVAWIIPLSVAISIFGALNSSMFTLGRLSYAGSQSGHLPVLISMLNVHTYTPAPALIFSTTIASIFIIPSDLIMLTNYFGFSAWLMIGLTCASLIVLRYREPNLHRPYKVFLPVPFVMVAMSFFLVLAPIVWSPNMQYFYAFLFMLGSLIVYLPFVHFKLHFAFFDKITCYLQLLLEVSPADGSDESKCE from the exons atgggaagaggaaagagcaATGATCCCaaagatgtaaaaagaaaagaaaagaccaAGATGCAACTCAAACGAAGAATAGGTTGTTTTGATGGGGTAAGTTTTATTATCGGCTCAATAGTTGGGGCAGGGATCTTTGTGTCTCCCACAGGGGTGTTAAAGCATTCCCTGCTTAATGTTGGTGTTGCATTAACAATCTGGACTGCTTCTGGACTAGTTTCTCTTATGGGCTCCCTCTGCTACGCAGAgctgggcactgctctgccattTTCTGGAGGGGAATACAGCCATATTAAAAGAGGCCTTGGATCCCTACCTGCCTTTGTGTTCATCTGGACATCAACGTTTACCAAGCCAGCATCAAATGCTGCCCGAGCCTTGCTATTTGCTGAATATGCCACCCAGCCCTTCTACGGCATTTGCCCTGCACCAGAAGTGCTGAAGAAATGCTTGGCTTTGGCCGTCCTCTGGTCCCTGGGGATTCTGAATGGACGCAGTGTCAAACTGGCTACATGGGTGCAGGTAGTGTTCACTCTCCTGAAGATGATGGCGTTGTCTGTAATTGCTGTCGGTGGTATAGTTCTGCTCGTtggtggaaggaaggagaatCTCGCCAGGTTTGAGGACATGTTTGGCTCAGAGATGCCCAACGCATCACAGATCGCTGAAGCCTTTTTCCAAGGACTGTACGCGTATGGTGGTTGGTGGTCCCTCAATTATATGGCAG agatgaaaaaccCTAGCAGAAATATCCCTTTAACTGTGATGACAGCTGTTCCTTCAGTAATTGTGTTTTACTTACTAGTAAACATCTCATATCTGACTGTCCTCACTCCAAAGGAAATTGTCTCCTCAG ttgcTGTGGCAGTAACTTGGGCTGATCGAGTGATCCCCTCTGTTGCCTGGATCATTCCTCTCTCCGTTGCTATCTCGATATTTGGCGCCCTCAACAGCAGCATGTTCACATTAGGTCGATTAAGCTATGCTGGAAGTCAGTCAGGACATTTACCTGTTTTAATATCCATGCTTAACGTCCATACTTATACGCCAGCACCAGCTTTGATTTTTTCAACCACCATTGCATCCATTTTTATAATCCCCTCTGACCTTATTATGTTAACAAATTACTTTGGATTTTCTGCCTGGCTTATGATTGGATTGACTTGTGCAAGCCTGATTGTACTTCGATACCGGGAACCTAACCTACATCGACCATACAAA gTTTTTCTACCGGTTCCGTTTGTGATGGTGGCCATGTCATTCTTCTTAGTTTTAGCTCCTATAGTCTGGTCTCcaaatatgcaatatttttatgcttttttgtttATGCTCGGGAGTCTTATTGTTTATCTTCCTTTTGtacattttaaattgcattttgcattttttgatAAAATTACTTGCTACTTGCAGCTACTGCTGGAAGTTTCTCCTGCTGATGGTTCTGATGAGAGTAAATGTGAATAA